One region of Chlamydiota bacterium genomic DNA includes:
- a CDS encoding dipeptide epimerase, translating to MRVRSLVVYRVRVPFRTVFSHARASRAETDNVVVEAVTDAGVRGFGEGVPREYVTGETPASAIDYLRTLDLAFLSAGWGSAGEAVRALRAWEKGAEERGGIFPGAARCALSLALLDAAGKAWKVGAEALCAEAAGAGAAGGAPERVRYSAVCSGGEPRAVALSCLKFRLYGFAAVKLKVGWGEERDVALVRLARRLLGRRTDIRVDANGRWNFDTARRLIPRLGGFGVSSVEEPLAPEERGRLPELRRAAGVPLMLDESVRSSAELRRLAEAGACDLVNIRLSKCGGIFASLALAAQARASGLGFQMGCQVGESGLLSAAGRLFAFLAPDARHLEGSYDRHLLRENLVAEDVTFGRGGWARRLPGAGLGVTIDPQALDRCAAERLQLTL from the coding sequence GTGCGCGTGCGCAGCCTGGTCGTGTACCGTGTCCGGGTCCCGTTCAGAACCGTCTTCAGCCACGCCCGCGCCTCCCGCGCCGAGACCGACAACGTCGTTGTCGAGGCGGTCACCGACGCCGGGGTGCGCGGGTTCGGCGAGGGGGTGCCGAGGGAGTACGTGACCGGCGAGACCCCCGCGTCGGCGATCGACTATCTCCGGACGCTCGACCTCGCCTTCCTCTCCGCGGGCTGGGGTTCCGCGGGGGAGGCCGTTCGGGCGCTGCGCGCCTGGGAGAAGGGGGCGGAGGAGCGCGGCGGGATATTCCCGGGCGCGGCGCGGTGCGCCTTGTCGCTGGCGCTCCTCGACGCGGCGGGGAAGGCCTGGAAGGTCGGCGCGGAAGCCCTCTGCGCGGAGGCCGCCGGGGCGGGCGCGGCGGGGGGGGCGCCTGAACGGGTGCGCTACAGCGCCGTCTGCTCGGGCGGGGAGCCGCGCGCGGTCGCACTCTCCTGCCTGAAATTCAGGCTCTACGGCTTCGCGGCCGTGAAGCTCAAGGTCGGGTGGGGGGAGGAGCGCGACGTCGCCCTCGTGCGCCTCGCGAGGAGGCTGCTCGGGCGGCGGACCGATATCCGGGTGGACGCCAACGGCAGGTGGAATTTCGACACCGCGAGGCGTCTGATCCCCCGCCTCGGCGGGTTCGGCGTCTCGTCGGTGGAGGAGCCGCTCGCTCCGGAAGAGCGGGGCCGGCTCCCCGAGCTCAGGCGGGCAGCCGGGGTGCCGCTGATGCTCGACGAGTCCGTGCGCTCGAGCGCGGAGCTGCGCCGTCTCGCGGAGGCCGGCGCGTGCGACCTCGTGAATATCCGCCTCTCGAAGTGCGGCGGGATCTTCGCGTCGCTGGCGCTCGCGGCGCAGGCGCGGGCGTCGGGGCTCGGGTTTCAGATGGGGTGCCAGGTGGGCGAGAGCGGGCTCCTCTCCGCGGCGGGGCGCCTGTTCGCGTTCCTCGCCCCGGATGCGCGCCACCTCGAGGGCTCGTACGACAGGCACCTGCTGCGGGAGAATCTGGTCGCCGAGGACGTTACCTTCGGCCGCGGCGGGTGGGCGCGGCGGCTGCCGGGCGCGGGGCTCGGCGTGACAATCGACCCTCAGGCGCTGGACCGATGC